A region of the Alphaproteobacteria bacterium genome:
CGAATCGCTGGCCTCGACTTCTTGTACCGGGATCTCGAAGGCTTCCTCTTCCTCGGGGATGGTCAGGTGGTTGACGCCCACCACCAGCCGTTCGCCGTCGTTCATCTGGCGGAACTTGAGGTTGGCTTCCTCCTGCATCATGGCCTGGATGAAACCCTGTTCGATGGCCGCCACCAAACCGCCCTGGGCGTCGATCTCTTCCAGCACGCGGTAGCCCGCAGCCTCCACCTCGTTGGTCAGGCTTTCGACGAAGTAGGAACCGGCCAGCGGGTCGACCACGTCGGCCACACCGGTCTCCTCGGCCACGATGTGCTGGGTATTGAGCGACATCAGCGCCGCCAGGGCCGAGGGCTCGGCGTGGGCGTTGTCCAGCGTGGCGTTATCGAGCGCCGTGCAGCCCACCATGGCCCCGGCCAGGGTCTGGATGGCGCTGCGGGCGATGTTGTTCAAGGGCTGCTGGTAGGTCATGACGCGGCCCGAGGTGTGGACGGCGATCAGCAGCTGGCAGGACTTTTCGTCCTTGGCGTCGAAGTGTTCCTTGGCCATCTTGGCCCACATGCGGCGAAGCGCCCGGACCTTGGCGACTTCCTCGAAAAAGCGCGAGCCGATCGAGACCAACTGGTAGGGCACGCGCATGGCTTCTTCGAATGCCAGGCCGCGCTCATTGACCAGGCGGCCGCAGACCTCCTTCAGCATGGAAAGCTCGATGGCCAGCATCTGGGCGTTGTTGCCGCCCGATTCCTGGAAATGCTGGCCCACCAGGCCGCCGCGCATCTTGATGCGGTTGCGCACCACGTATTCCGAAACGTCCAAAAAGAGCTTCATGTTGAGGTCGAAGGGGTGCACGTCGGTCTGGCCGAAGACGTTGCCGAAGGGCGATTCGAAGACCGAGCCGTGGATCTCGCTGGGATCGATGCCGCGTTTCTCGGCCAGCGCTATGACGTAGGCGAGGCGCAGCGACGAGGGCGCGCAGCAGCCCAAGAGCGTGATCGACTGGCCGGTC
Encoded here:
- a CDS encoding methylmalonyl-CoA mutase family protein translates to MKYATDYGYEIKPVYGPGDVDGLDYQRDLGDPGSFPYTRGYYEAGYRSRMWTRRMTAGLGSSKDANKVLKKYREMGQKGGMCVIHDRVSCSCIDADHPLARRENGVLGWPGSSLLEFEELMEDIPLTGQSITLLGCCAPSSLRLAYVIALAEKRGIDPSEIHGSVFESPFGNVFGQTDVHPFDLNMKLFLDVSEYVVRNRIKMRGGLVGQHFQESGGNNAQMLAIELSMLKEVCGRLVNERGLAFEEAMRVPYQLVSIGSRFFEEVAKVRALRRMWAKMAKEHFDAKDEKSCQLLIAVHTSGRVMTYQQPLNNIARSAIQTLAGAMVGCTALDNATLDNAHAEPSALAALMSLNTQHIVAEETGVADVVDPLAGSYFVESLTNEVEAAGYRVLEEIDAQGGLVAAIEQGFIQAMMQEEANLKFRQMNDGERLVVGVNHLTIPEEEEAFEIPVQEVEASDSEAIAKRMEEWKKTRDTAVIQAALKRLYADARKENRFNLMPAIIEAVKVYATAGEVMGTIRLARGLKYDHFEMIDCPYELG